ATGATTTTTTTTCCTGAGGAGGAAATCTCAGATCCTTGGGCCAGTACGAACGCGAGATGAAAATAGCGTGCTAAATCTATGAAGTTTCattgctatatatatatatatatatacatatcatGCTATTTTATAAATAGAGCCATACCAAGTAAAATTACTAAAATTTAACATGGACTCTTCAAATATGACATAGCGCTATTAGCACCAAAATAACTCATTATTTTATACATGCTAAAAATCAAGTGGATCCAAGAAAAAAAGGGATTTCTTTATTTTTCATTTTTCAAAACAGGGAGCGTACGAACGCGAGATGAAAATTGTGGTAGTTCGCGAAAGAAAGATACTCCTAAAATAACGATGGCGTCATTTTTGACGTATTGCCAGAAATGGACAAAGATAGACGAGTCGAAATACAGGCTCATTGATGCGAGACAGCGACACGTTTTAATCCCATCTTGTCGTGCACATAAAACCAACGGCCAAATTGCATGTCTGCTTGTGCAATCTCAGTGCTGCGACGTGCCGGCACACTTGTCACTTGAAATCCACGTACGCCAAGCTGCCTCCAAACCTCCGTCCCGCCTCTCGTTCCATCCCGCGCCCCTACTGGCACCATCGCGACGGCCGGCGGCGGCCACATACGCTCAGACGGATCTCATGGCAGCCACCTGTTCGACGTCCACGTCTTCCGCGTGGCGCCGCTCGGTGAGGCGCCGCACGCCGGTGAGCCAGCGAAAGGAGGACGAGCGGGAGCTGGGGCGGAGGGTGGAGAAGCTGGAGGAGGCTGTGGAGGGACTTCGCGGGGAGAAAgacgcggcggaggcggaggagacGGCGCTACACGCGGAGTTGGACGCGGAGCGGGGCGCGGCGGAGACGGTGGCGAGCGAGACCATGCTGATGATCGAGCGGCTGCAGCGGGAGAAGGCGGCCGCGCTCCTGGAGGCGCGCCAGTTCCGCCGCCTCGCGAAGGGACGCGACGAGCGTGGCCGCCAGCTCCAGGACGAGCTCGCGTCGCTCTCGGCCATCGCAGGAGGCTACCTCTCCCTCCTCCGCGCCCACGCCATCGAACCCGACGACGAGGACGGGCGCCTGCAGCAGGAGGATGCTGGCATGGATGTAATAAAGGGCGTGTTTGTCCAGaagtcgccgccgcctcctcctgcggCGAAGGAGTTGGAGTACACGGCAGACTTGGGGTGCGCGACCACGACGAAGGCCATGATGGCGGTGGGGGAAGAGCAGCGCGTCGTCGTCGTCCATGGCGCGGTGGACCTGTACGCGAGGGTGGAGGCTCTGGAGGCGGACAGGGCGGCGACGCTTAGGGAGATGGCGTCGATGCGGGCTGAGCCAGCGCGTGTGGTGCTAGGGAGGGAGATGGCGCGGAGGCTGTGCCGGGACGCGGTGGCCGCCGAGAGGTCGGGATGCGTCGCGACGGTGCATAAGCCACGCTTCTCCGCGCCCGCCATTTGCAAGGTACAGTTTGCTGCAAATATTTTACTTGTACTCGCAGA
This region of Lolium perenne isolate Kyuss_39 chromosome 2, Kyuss_2.0, whole genome shotgun sequence genomic DNA includes:
- the LOC127333850 gene encoding uncharacterized protein — translated: MAATCSTSTSSAWRRSVRRRTPVSQRKEDERELGRRVEKLEEAVEGLRGEKDAAEAEETALHAELDAERGAAETVASETMLMIERLQREKAAALLEARQFRRLAKGRDERGRQLQDELASLSAIAGGYLSLLRAHAIEPDDEDGRLQQEDAGMDVIKGVFVQKSPPPPPAAKELEYTADLGCATTTKAMMAVGEEQRVVVVHGAVDLYARVEALEADRAATLREMASMRAEPARVVLGREMARRLCRDAVAAERSGCVATVHKPRFSAPAICKWLFSIILRRKRCSTVRLTFGLSTALIGLLVLLERSASALHRRRLRPPRLPHM